The Candidatus Aminicenantes bacterium genomic interval ACGTTGAATGATATAGAAATCGTATTTATCAAGATCGATCGCCGAAACATCTGATTCCCAAAACAGATTAGATTTGAATTTCATAAGGTTTTCGACGCGTTTTTTCACTATCACTATTATAAAATAAATGCTGCAAAATGTCATAACCTAAATGCATGCCTAACGCATTGTTGACAATAATACTATAATATAGTACTATTATGCTGTGAACAAAAAACAGCGCGTAACTTTGGCAGCAGTTTTTAAAAGGCCGACACAATCGGGAATAAGGTGGACTGACATCGAGTCAATGTTGCTTGCTTTGGGTGCAAAAATTTCCGAAGGCCGCGGATCAAGGTTACGCATCGAATTGAATAATGAGGATGCTGTTTTTCATCGCCCACATCCGGGGAAAGAAACGGATAAGGGCGCGGTTGTTTCCATGCAGCGTTTCTTGGAAAACGCGGGGGTGAAACCATGTTGAATTATAAAGAATATTTTGGTTGTGTGAATTATGATGATGAAGCAAAGATATTTCATGGAGAAATCATCAATACCAGGACGGTGATCACCTTTCAGGGCCAATCAGTCAAAGAGATTGAACAAGCGTTTAAAGATTCCGTTGACGATTATCTGGATTGGTGCAGAGAGCGAAACAAAGAACCGGAAAAGCCATTTTCCGGAAAGTTTGTTTTGCGCATTTCACCTGAGCTTCATCGCGAAATCAGCTTGCATGCAAAAGAACATCATGGCAGCATAAATTCGTTTATCGTTGAGACACTGAAAAAAGAAATTGAAACTCATCACCGTTAGAGCCTTATAGCAAATTCAAAATTTGTTCTAAAAAACTAACAAATTTTAGAATTTGCTATCTAAGGCTCTTATCCAGCTCTGCTGGGTTAGAGCCTTATCCTCCCTTGCAGGGGACTTCGCAGCTCTGCTGGGTTAGGGCTGAACGGTTAATTGTCAGCGAATATTGCCTTTTTCATAAAACCGACGTTTTCTGTGCCGTTACTATCTGAACCCCAGATACTACAAGAACGATATCGCGTCCCTGAAAGGTTATTTAAAAATCGTTAAGTTTCACAATGATCGCAAAATACAACACAATAAACATTTTGTTGTGACAAAACGCCGGGAATCCGCCTGAATTGGGATATGCCCTTCTTTATTTATGGCCTGACAAAACTCCAGCGCTGACCATTGCAATTTTTAAATATTTCTTTTAACATTACATTATTGGAAAAAATTTTTTTCCTATAAGTCCGGTATCCAGTCGGCGAAAGGAAAATAAAAGGTATGGGAGCAATGAATGGGCCAAGCGAAAAAACCAATAAAAAGTGAAGAAAAGGCAAAAAAGATGAAAACGAACAAGAAAGACAAAAAAAACCTGACTGAAAAAAAGAATCCGGGCACTGCCCTTGGCGCCGCGCTTGAAAAAGATCCCGGCTCGGCCGCCGCAACAGAGAGCCATCCCAAAACCGGCTTTCCCATCGTAGGCATCGGCGCCTCGGCCGGCGGGCTGGCGGCCTTTGAGGCCTTCTTTTCCGGCATGCCCACCGGCAGCGAGCCCGGCATGGCCTTTGTGCTGGTGCAGCACCTGGCCCCGGACCACAAGAGCATCTTGACCGACCTCATCCGCCGCTACACCCGTATGAAAGTGTTCGAGGTCGAGGACGGCATGGTAGTGCAGCCAAACTGCGCCTACATCATCCCGCCAAATCGCGACATGGCTTTTCTGAACGGCTCGCTGCAGCTGCTGGAACCGTCCGCGCCGCGCGGCCAGCGCCTGCCCATTGATTTCTTTTTCCGCTCCCTGGCCCAGGACCAGCGCGAGCGGGCCATCGGCATCATCCTCT includes:
- a CDS encoding type II toxin-antitoxin system HicA family toxin: MNKKQRVTLAAVFKRPTQSGIRWTDIESMLLALGAKISEGRGSRLRIELNNEDAVFHRPHPGKETDKGAVVSMQRFLENAGVKPC
- a CDS encoding type II toxin-antitoxin system HicB family antitoxin translates to MLNYKEYFGCVNYDDEAKIFHGEIINTRTVITFQGQSVKEIEQAFKDSVDDYLDWCRERNKEPEKPFSGKFVLRISPELHREISLHAKEHHGSINSFIVETLKKEIETHHR